The following coding sequences lie in one Crassostrea angulata isolate pt1a10 chromosome 10, ASM2561291v2, whole genome shotgun sequence genomic window:
- the LOC128164489 gene encoding uncharacterized protein LOC128164489, producing the protein MKSINKRMTQPKNILFDSLNVIACVKPAVYIPLDTQRKNSCKQTMKMQRVLFGASMLLFWVAMNIHCIPPPYPGQSDLTSGSLIAAAGSIGIVALAASAALAAMSSSKISKDCNCKNTTPEPVTEPVTEPGPLCEVLLEEERQRCGQEKELFGRTIRGNCEELVSDIFQDCVQCLEFFDDETACNERAICSFDEIRGVCVSSDGN; encoded by the exons ATGAAGTCAATCAATAAGAGAATGACACAACCaaaaaacatcttatttgattCGTTAAACGTTATAGCCTGTGTAAAACCCGCAGTATATATACCGCTGGACACGCAACGGAAAAACAGTTGCAAACAGACTATGAAAATGCAG AGGGTACTGTTTGGGGCATCAATGCTGCTTTTTTGGGTTGCCatgaatatacattgtattccACCCCCGTATCCAGGACAGTCCGATCTTACTTCAGGAAGCCTTATTGCAGCAGCTGGTTCAATTGGGATCGTTGCACTGGCAG CAAGCGCTGCTCTGGCAGCAATGTCTAGTTCGAAAATCTCCAAGGACTGCAATTGTAAGAACACTACCCCAGAGCCAGTCACAGAACCAGTCACAGAGCCAGGGCCGCTCTGTGAGGTCCTTCTAGAGGAAGAAAGACAGAGATGCGGACAGGAGAAAGAAC TTTTCGGTCGTACCATCAGAGGAAATTGCGAGGAGCTGGTATCGGATATCTTTCAGGACTGTGTCCAATGTTTAGAATTCTTTGATGATGAAACGGCATGTAACGAAAGAGCAATATGCTCATTTGATGAAATAAGAGGCGTATGTGTGAGTTCCGATGGGAACTGA
- the LOC128165964 gene encoding uncharacterized protein LOC128165964, which produces MDAFDVSDHGEQLQEIDNDDMIYRSLGLCWRLKDDTFVFTVPTEEKPFTRRGLLSTVNSLFDPLGFISPIIISGKILLRECTPEGVDWDEPLPVYNLQKWNEWQSSLHCLSDIAIPRMMSHTSVSSAQTAEVHIFSDASEKAVAASAYIKTVSDGQTSVRFIMGRSKLAPLNGHTIPRLELCGAV; this is translated from the coding sequence ATGGACGCTTTTGATGTAAGCGATCATGGAGAACAGCTGCAAGAAATAGATAATGATGACATGATATACAGATCTCTTGGACTTTGTTGGAGACTGAAGGACGATACTTTTGTGTTTACGGTACCTACTGAAGAGAAGCCTTTTACTCGTCGCGGTCTGCTCTCAACTGTAAACAGCCTATTCGACCCATTAGGTTTCATATCACCAATCATCATCAGCGGTAAAATACTTCTCCGAGAATGCACACCTGAAGGAGTTGACTGGGATGAACCATTACCTGTCTATAATCTTCAAAAGTGGAACGAGTGGCAATCGTCTCTTCACTGTCTCAGTGATATCGCCATTCCCCGTATGATGTCTCACACTTCTGTTAGTTCAGCCCAGACAGCAGAAGTTCACATATTCTCAGATGCTTCAGAAAAGGCAGTAGCAGCATCAGCATATATAAAAACTGTAAGTGATGGACAAACAAGCGTTCGATTCATCATGGGAAGAAGCAAGTTAGCACCTCTTAATGGCCACACCATTCCTCGCCTAGAGTTGTGTGGAGCTGTCTAA